One window of the Tachypleus tridentatus isolate NWPU-2018 chromosome 10, ASM421037v1, whole genome shotgun sequence genome contains the following:
- the LOC143228611 gene encoding glutamate receptor U1-like, translating to MGTFDHGEASFATVRSNLFQNYTLSSCRVAISYQDLSDYKEGSRNAENYVIDGPNIQINNCRERTLIGRWVAKRKMLLPAMPNDFFRLSKRLHFVGRELRVATLENFPFFLREINPDGQLVGKDGIDFRILQSLAQKYKFRFRITTPSDKSWGVKGPKGEWSGMLGMVQKQEADFALTNIGMTYEREEVVDFTYPYMIGSMSFVTHAPREKSRALAIVKPFSVQLWIAILISVVATSVVTVLLARNSFRPERNNWTLGEATWYFFGALTLQGGERLPLRTSTRLIVACYWLFAIIIVAGFSGSLTSFMNVPEKELPINTISELAHRVQNKQLKVGTLRGTLPYANFMSATEGHMYVIGKDMRKDEEETVVSDLNIGAYRVMEEKYAFVFPKLFMEGVLVNHGFQEYHFGKENFYNILFSIVMPKGSPLKEAFAKVLIRLSEMGLTNKWKQDIMDYRKLKKAFGEQGNFTARSTGGAQPLSLEDLLGSFILLSVGHTLAILVLLLERASFWYNMKLNKKNTRE from the exons ATGGGTACTTTTGACCACGGAGAAGCGTCCTTCGCCACTGTCAGATCTAACTTATTTCAAAACTACACCTTGTCTTCTTGCAGAGTCGCCATCTCTTACCAGGATCTTTCGGATTACAAG GAAGGATCCAGAAACGCAGAAAACTACGTAATTGACGGCCCCAACATTCAGATCAACAATTGTCGCGAACGTACACTGATTGGGAGGTGGGTGGCGAAACGGAAAATGCTTCTACCAGCTATGCCAAACGATTTTTTCCGTTTGTCGAAACGTCTACACTTTGTTGGTCGGGAATTGCGTGTCGCAACACTTGAG aacttTCCGTTCTTTCTTCGCGAAATTAACCCTGATGGCCAGCTGGTTGGAAAAGATGGAATCGATTTTAGAATACTTCAGTCATTGGCTCAAAAATACAAGTTTAG ATTTCGTATCACGACGCCGAGTGACAAGTCGTGGGGTGTGAAAGGCCCAAAAGGAGAGTGGTCTGGAATGCTTGGAATGGTTCAAAAACAG GAAGCAGATTTTGCCTTGACCAACATTGGTATGACTTACGAACGCGAAGAGGTCGTAGACTTCACTTATCCTTACATGATTGGTTCGATGAGTTTCGTCACGCACGCACCTCGTGAAAAATCTCGAGCTTTGGCTATCGTCAAACCTTTCAGTGTGCAG CTGTGGATCGCTATTTTGATATCAGTTGTAGCTACCTCGGTGGTTACTGTCCTCTTGGCACGAAATTCATTTAGACCTGAAAGAAACAACTGGACTCTTGGAGAAGCCACATGGTATTTCTTTGGAGCTCTTACACTACAAG GTGGCGAAAGACTTCCTCTCAGAACTTCAACACGACTTATCGTCGCTTGTTATTGGTTGTTCGCTATCATCATCGTGGCAGGATTCAGTGGGAGTTTGACGTCCTTCATGAATGTTCCAGAGAAGGAACTACCGATAAACACCATATCAGAGTTGGCCCATCGAGTTCAGAACAAGCAGTTGAAAGTGGGAACCTTACGTGGAACTCTGCCTTACGCAAATTTTATG agtgCTACAGAAGGTCACATGTACGTAATTGGCAAGGACATGAGGAAAGATGAAGAAGAGACTGTAGTGAGTGACCTCAACATTGGAGCGTACAGGGTCATGGAAGAGAAATATGCTTTTGTCTTTCCCAAGCTCTTTATGGAAGGCGTACTGGTTAACCATGGGTTTCAAGAGTATCACTTTGGCAAAGAGAATTTTTACAACATCCTGTTTTCTATCGTTATGCCTAAGGGATCACCACTGAAGGAAGCATTTGCTAAAGT GCTAATTCGACTGAGCGAAATGGGCTTGACTAACAAATGGAAACAGGACATTATGGATTACCGGAAATTGAAAAAGGCATTTGGGGAGCAAGGTAACTTCACCGCAAGGAGTACGGGAGGTGCACAACCGTTGAGTCTCGAAGATTTACTGGGATCTTTCATTCTCTTATCCGTCGGGCACACGTTAGCCATATTAGTACTCCTGTTGGAACGGGCTTCATTTTGGTACAACATGAAACTCAACAAGAAAAATACTCGGGAGTAA